The segment aagacttaCGCTTGAATTGAATTCTGAATGATATCGAtattaatttctttttaatttcagTTTTACACATGATCAGATTCTTTCGAACTTGAAATTCATTCACCTCGAAAGCTTGTGCAGCCTCACATCTTCTCCAGTTTACTGGGTCACCTCTATAGTCTGCATCTCTGTAACAATCTTTTGGTTCAATTTTGTTGCAAAAGCTTATGGAtttcttttgatttgtttttagTATGCGAGATTGAAGAAATCACTTGTGGTTATTGACAAGTTTCAATTTTGATTACATAGATTATGAAGTTTAACATTTTCTGCATGTGAAATTTCACAGAGAATATTTTGAAGTAGTTGACAGAACTTGGAAGCCATTTGAGCAGACTCTATGGTCACATATCTCTAAAAAGTTATAATATTTGTAATATTTTCTTTGAGGTAGGTTTATTTTATAtcaatcaacaattcaacatctTTAAAAAGTTATAATATTTGTATTATTTTCTTTCATATTaactttttatacacttttagggttgttgaaataaaaaataactaaaaagtaGTCTATTTATTTCATGTTAGACATGCAGGTATAAAGAAAAAGAATGGGATATTGAGCAGCTTGTGGGATCTGGTGGCATGCCATCATCATATTCAGCAACTGTGACTGCTCTTGGTACTACTGTTGGTGTTGGTTTTCAGGATGGTATTAGTGGCACTAAATTTGCAATTGCTATCATACTAGCTTTTATTGTATGAtttctctctccctccctctctctctctctcacacacacacacactctctctctctttttctttaTTGTTGTTGTTTGTGAATTCATTGTGCTGCATCTTGTAAATCAAACTAACAGTTTATGATGTTTGTAACAAACACGTAATGTATGATGCAAATGGTGTTTGTAACAAACATGTACTATTGAATCAAATAGTATATGCTCTTCCTATTGAACATCCCTTACCTGATAACAGACCACTTCGTGAACTTCTTGGGCACAACCCTCCTCAGGTCTCTTTTCTTTTCTTGCATTTTCATTTGTATTTCTAATatgaaaaacacatttttttatttttaatatttttatttaacaaaTTCTTTTTCAGGTTGCAACTGGTGCATTGTTGGGGTTCCTTACAACAACAGTTGTTCACTTAATCTCTCAAGTTGCTACTATGGCTTGACAGTTGACATAAGGATCCTTCTGCAACACATTCTACTGAAGAAGTAGCACCTATATGTGCATGAGTCTTTGTTTTCATTTTGGCATGGGAATGAATTTCATAGTCAGGAACGTATAATGATGCCTTTGAGAAGCATATGCTGGCAAATTTAACATTTGAAATCTCAACCATTTTGGATTTGTTTAATTTCCTTTTTCATATTACAAAAGTAACTTCTTTTTATCCCTTCCTTTCCATCAATGGCAAAAAACAATCCAAAAGGTGTTTCAGCTTCCAAAGGGGAGCACCTAATGAAGCTATGGATGGTCTTGATCTAGTGGTGATGGAAAAGCTAAAAGGGAAGGATGTTAATGACAGGTAAAAAGTTCATAATCTTGTATTTTTTTAACTCGTTTAGAAAAACTATTTATAATCTGATATgcttttttattaaaaaccaaaGTTTGAATGGTTTTCTCTATGTTTAAAGtacatatatatactagttttgatgtttaaaacttAACTGAAACAGAGTAAAGTGTATTTTTCATCCCTTAGGTAATCTAATTCCTAAAGTTCTAATATTTGTATAATGTTGAATCATTATGAAGTTTACTTTCAAATTTGTCTTATTAGATTTACAATTAATGAAGCAAGTTATTGATAATATTGATGAACATATGAAGAGTGTCCTAATTATTTTTCCTCATTGTCTTTCCactaccctctctctctctctcatagtACTCTGTTTTTTTCTTGATCAGATTGTGGTAGATGAAAAGAAAGCTATTTTGTCAAGCAATTTTGGGGTGGAGTTATGCTATACACACCTTATTGTCATAAAAATGCAGTAAATATCTTACCACCAGTGGCATTTTGTGATGAAAAAAGTAGAGAAGCTAACTTTAAAAAATGTAATATGCGAGGAACTAATTCAACTTGATGACTGACAGAAGTTCTGGAAAAATTGGTATGGCTTTCAATTAATTCTTTTCAAATGagaatttatttataaaaatgaacACAAATTTTGCTTCTCTTATTAACGTATGTTTTCTAAATACATTTCCCATGTTGATAAAATTTGGTACGTTCCTATTTGGTGCAATAAGCTGCTATGACCTGACAACTTTGGACTTGGAAGTATATTGAGCATAAACCATTTTATGTAGAAAATTCCAACAATTACCATTTTCTTACAACTTTTAACATTTAAGAAGTCCTCATTTAATAAGTTGATAACTTGTTGCAAGGTGGGCATGATAGTATTGCTAGTACATGCACTTCCATTGTTACACTTGTTTTAAAGGTGATGCACACTTCTTTTAAAGGTTTCATTATTCTCATTCAGTTAGTTGTTCTCATTTGGTAGGTTTAAAAGTAGAATGTCCCaataagaattaatttaaaagtagaatgaaaatgacaagtgattttgtgttgtgtttacagGGTTCATGAAAGCAAATAGCTCTGGagttagaagaggaaaagaaagctcaagctgaaagagataagatgctgcaaatgcaagtgttgcattcttcatttcaattgttagtatgaaacacatagtagattagatgaatgcaaatttatatattgttaga is part of the Lactuca sativa cultivar Salinas chromosome 7, Lsat_Salinas_v11, whole genome shotgun sequence genome and harbors:
- the LOC111883760 gene encoding uncharacterized protein LOC111883760; the encoded protein is MATYGRLVVGSVNGGDSGRVMIFSFSHSSSSLICNIRIPRYKEKEWDIEQLVGSGGMPSSYSATVTALGTTVGVGFQDGISGTKFAIAIILAFIVMYDANGVCNKHVLLNQIVYALPIEHPLPDNRPLRELLGHNPPQVATGALLGFLTTTVVHLISQVATMA